The Celeribacter baekdonensis genomic interval CCACGCATTCACACCGCGCGCATAGGCCTCAAGCGCTGCCGTGGTTTCGGGTGTTTGCACCGCAACCGAAGCCTCCGCCGCGGCATAAAGCCCAAGGCGGCGCATCAATGCATCGGTGGCAAAGGTGCGTTGGCCATAAACCTCAGAAAGTTTGCCCTGCGCCGTGCGCCTGAGCAGCATCATCTGAAACAACCGATCCTGAGCATGAGCAAAGCCCAAGCCATAATAGACATCCGCATCCGTGGCGCCAAAAATATGCGGCACATTGGCATTGTCGCGGGCGATCTCGACCGGGGCGGAAATCCCCGCCACGGTGTGAGCGGCGTCATAATCGGGCAGGGAGCGCGAGGCCAACCAATAGGTCAACCAGATGCCCAGGACCGTGATGAGCACAAGGGTGGACACGAGTTTGAGCAACAACGAAAAAATGCGGGGCATGGAGGGCATGGCGAGGGGCATGGGGATCAGTCGTGTTGGGTCGGACCCGAAGGCCCGCTGTGCGGATATGGGTGTTGACGCGCCGCCCTGATGGGCTACGCTTCTGGCCTCGCGTTAAAGCACATAGATTGCAAAGGGGAAAGCCATGGCGAAAGTCGCATTTTTGGGTTTGGGCGTCATGGGATACCCGATGGCCGGGCATTTGACCGCCAAGGGGCACGATGTCACCGTCTACAATCGCACCACAGCCAAGGCACAGGCCTGGGCCGAGGCGCATCAGGGCGGGTGTGCCGCCACGCCGCGTGAGGCGTCTGAGGGGTGTGATTTCGTCATGGCCTGTGTCGGCAATGATGATGATCTGCGCTCGGTCTGTCTTGGCGCGGATGGGGCCTTTGCGGGCATGAAAAAAGGTGCGATTTTTGTCGATCACACCACGGTCTCTGCCAAGGTCACCCGCGAATTGGCCGAGGCCGCCGCCGGGTTTGGCATCGGCTATGTCGATGCCCCGGTGTCGGGCGGCCAAGCGGGCGCGGAAAACGGGGTGCTCTCGGTGATGTGCGGCGGGGCTGAGGCGGATTTTGCGGCCGCAGAGCCGGTGATGGCCGCTTACGGAAAAACCGTAAAACGTCTGGGCGCGGTCGGCATGGGCCAGACCGCTAAAATGTGCAACCAAATCTGCATCGCCGGTCTGGTTCAGGGCCTCTCTGAGGCGCTGCATCTGGCGGAAAAATCCGGGCTGGATGGGGAAGCTTTGGTAGAGGTGATTTCCGGCGGGGCCGCCGGGTCATGGCAAATGGTCAACCGCCACAAAACCATGTTGGCGGATGAGTACAACCACGGTTTCGCCGTCGATTGGATGCGCAAAGACCTGGCGATCTGCCTTGCCACGGCCGACGAGGTCGGCGCATCGCTGCCGGTCACCGCACTGGTCGATCAGTTCTACAAAGACGTCCAGAAAATGGGCGGCGGACGCTGGGACACGTCGAGCCTGATGAAGCGGCTGAAGGCGTTTGAGTGAGGCCTTTTTCGATGACATAGGTGTGTGACATGACGGCAATACTCGGGCGCATCCTCATTTACACGAAGAAGGTCGAAGAGATGGTGGATTTCTACACCGGCCTCTTTGGCTTTGAGGCTCATTGTGAAGAGGGTGACAGGTTGGTTGAGCTGCGTCACCCCGACACAGAGTTCGCGCTGTTGTTGCATCCGGCGTCAAAGGGGCAAAAAGAAGGTCAGGCGCTCATCAAACTCGTGTTTGATGTTCGCGATGTTGCGGGGTTCTGTCGCGAGGCTGAGGCCAAAGGGATCGCCTTTGGCCCGCTCCATCACGCCGACGGCTATGTGTTCGCCAATGCCAAAGACCCGTCCAAAAACTCTGTCTCTGTCTCAAGCCGCGTCTATCGCGACGATGGCGGGGTTTGAGACCGCAACACCCCCTTTCCCCCATGCCCATCCCCCTGCTATAAGGTCCCCGATCAAAGGACCCAAAACACATGACCGAAAAGAAAAGCTCAGGACGCGGTGCGCGCGAACTGCGGGTGAAAGTGAAATCAGCGCGGGGGCGCAAGCTCTCGTCGACGCTTTGGCTTGAGCGCCAACTCAACGACCCCTATGTCAAGCGGGCCCAGGATGAGGGCTACCGCGGGCGGGCGGCATTTAAAATCTTGGAACTGGACGACAAATTCCGCTTTCTCGTGCCCGGCGCGCGGGTGGTTGATTTGGGCTGTGCTCCGGGCGGTTGGTGTCAGGTGGCGGTCAAACGGGTCAACGCTTTGGGCGAGAAATCCGGCAAGAAAATCGGGACTATTCTGGGCGTCGATTTGCAACAGGTCGATCCGATCGCGGGCACCGAAATCCACCAACTTGATTTCATGGAAGACGATGCCGATCAAAAGGTCAAAGAGTGGCTTGGCGGCAATGCCGATGTGGTGATGTCGGACATGGCGGCGGCCTCGTCGGGGCACAAACAGACCGACCACCTGCGCATCATGGCGCTGTGTGAGGCGGCGGCGTATTTTGCCTTTGACGTCTTGGAACCGGGCGGCACCTTTGTCGCGAAAGTGTTGGCCGGCGGTGCGGAGGGCGATTTGCAAAAGCTGCTCAAACAAAAGTTTGAAAAGGTCATGCATGTCAAACCGCCCGCGTCACGGTCGGACAGTTCGGAAAAATTTGTTGTTGCCACTGGGTTTAGGGGCTGATCTTGGAGCGCTGGCTGAGGATTCAAGCGGGGCCTGCGGACCTGGCCTTTGATCCTGAGGTCGGCAATATTCGCCGTTTTTCTCTAAACGGTCACGATATCCTGCACACCGCCCATTGGGTTGGCACGCCCTCGGCGCAGGCCGCAGACAGCGTGATTGACGCCCATTTGGCCGGGGATTTTCTGGCTGCGCCCTTTGGCACGTCTGATCTTGTGGCTGACCCGCCGCATGGCTGGAGCGCCAATTCGCGCTGGCATCTGATCAGCCGCTATCAAGGCGCGGGCTGTGCCGGGATGAAACTGATGTTGGATCACGACATCATGGGCGCGCGGGTGACGAAAGAAATCCGGCTTTGCGAAGACCACCCCGTGCTCTACCAAACCCATGTGATCGAAGGCGGACCACAAGAGGCAACCGCACCGGGTGGTCTGACCTTTGCCCATCACCCGATGATCCGTGTGTCTCCCGGCGATGCCATTGCCACTTCGCCCAAGCGCGCGGCTTTGACGCCCGTTACTCCTTTGGAACCGGCGCATATTTTGGCCTATCCGGGGCGCAGCTCCGATCTGACGCGTTTTCCCGCCGCCAATGGTGGCACGGTGGACCTGACCCAATATCCGCGTGGCAGCGGGCATGAGGATTTCGTCACTTTGGTGGAGGCGGAGGCCGGTGTCGGTTGGACCGCCGTGACCCGTGCGGCGCAAAATGATATTGTCGTGGTGCTCAAAGACAGCGCGGTGATGCCGGTGACAATGCTGTGGATCTCCAATGGCGGGCGCGAGTATGCGCCGTGGGACGGGCGACATGACGGGGTTTTGGGCATCGAAGATGGCTGTACCGCCGGGGCGGAGGGTCATAAAGCGGCGCTTGGCGACAATGCGATTGCCCGCGAAGGCGTGCCGACCGCGCTCACCATCACGCCCAACACGCGCCACACGCTGCGCCATGCCATCGCCGTTCTGCCGCGCCCGGCGGGGTTTGATGGCGTAAAATCGCTGATGATCTGCGAAAATCGGCTTGTTTTGACCGCAATCAACGGGTCTGAGGCCGAAATCCCGTTTGAAAGCGGCTATTTCTCTATTTGAAATATACCTTTCTGATGTAGATCAACGTGGCGCAAAAGCACCGCTTTATAAGCTGCCACAGATCTCACAGGGAGCCCCCCCGCCATGCGGCTGACAATCCGAACCAATCTTGCCATGCGCGTGTTGATGGCCTGTGCCGTGAACTCCGGCCATATGGTGCGCCGCGCCGAGATTGCCAAGGCGGCGAATGCCTCAGAGAACCATTTGGCGCAGGTGGTGCATCTTTTGGCCAATGAGGGCTATATCGACACCACGCGCGGGCGGGCCGGCGGCATTGCTTTGGCACGCAGCCCCGACAGCATCACGATTGGCGACGTGTTTCGCCATTTCGAAGCGGGTGTGCCCTTTGCCGAATGTTTTGCCGGGGCCGACAACACCTGTCCGCTCAGTTCCGTGTGTCGGTTGCGCGTGGCGTTGATGGCGGCACTTGAGGCGTTTTACGGCGTGTTGGACAGTATGACCCTGCAAGATATGGTCGAAGACAACGCCGGGCTTGAGGCGCTGTTGAACCTGCCACACCCGGATATGATGCTGCCGCAGGGGGGCTGCACGATTGCGCCGCAGCTCTAAAGCTCGGATTTATTTTGCCCGGTATGCTTTGGCCCAGACTTATTCCGCTCGGCGTTTGGCCCGCAAATGCGGCTGATCCGGCTCGCGCAGCACCACGGTCAGTCCCGCCGCCAGCACCAAACAAAGCGGCACCACCGACAAAGCCAGAGCGTGATCATTGTCGGTGAAGTCCAAAAGCACCCCCACAAGCGGTTGAAACACCAAAGCCGCCCCAATCCCGATCATATTGACAAAGGCGGTGACGGTGCCGACGGTTGATTGATCCTGGCCCTCTTTGGCCATGGCAAAGGTCAGCATCTGCCCGCCACAAGACAGCCCGCCGAGGAACAACAGGACAGACACGATCCAGAGCTGCGTCAGCGGGAGGAAAATCACCACGCTCCACGCCAGCATCGCCAAGATCGCACAGCCAAACACGATCCATTTGCGATGGCCCAACGCGTCAGACACCGCGCCCCACAGCACCGATCCCAATGCCATCCCCCAAAACACCATCGACACGGCGGTTTCGGCGGCAACGGAGGAGAGGCCGTGATCTGCGGTCAATTCCTCGTTGCCCCAAAGCCCGCCGTAGACGTTGATGGGCATGTAAACCAGAGCGCCAACACAGGCGACCAACCAGACCTGGGGGCTTTTGATCACCTGTTTGAGCGGGCCGATGGGAGAGGGGTGGGTGGCACTGTCCCCCGCAGAGGGCGCATCACGAAAGGCAAAAAGCGCGAGGACAAAAAGCGCCAATCCAAAGACGCCAATGCCAATGAAACTTGGCCGCCAGCCCGCGCTTTGCACCAAAGAGGTGAGCCAAATCACCCCCACCGCCGTGCCCAACATGCCCACCGCATTGACCAGACCTGACAAGAGGGCAAAGCGTTTGGGGGCAAACCAATGGTTGACCACGTAAAGCGCGCCGACAAAGGCGAACGAAGCGCCAAACCCGGTCAAAATCCGCCCCAAAGCCGCGACAAAGGCCGATGGCGCGACCCCGATCAACATCATCCCACCGGCACAAAGCGCAATTGCGGGCACCACAAAGCGGCGCGCGCCATAGCGGTCAAGCAAAAGCCCGACACCGATTTGCATCGGTGCGTAAATCCAAAAGAACAAAGAGGAAAACACCCCAAGCCCGGCGCGTGACAGACCCAAATCGGCACTGATCGTCTCTGTCGCGGTCGAGGGGGAAACGCGGGTGACGAATTCAAACAGAAAAAACACCGCCGCAATGCTCAGCGCAATGATGGCGTGACGAGAGTGTTTTCCGTCCGCAGCGACAAGATTGGGCTTTGAGGTCTTGGACAGTTTGGCGTTTTCCATGGGGTTTGGCCTTTCATTCTTCTCCCCGGTATCTGGGCTTTGCTCCGCTCATGCAAGCCGAAGAGGTTGTCCTGCCGCGCACGCGCTCACGGCGAGAGATGGGGTCGGGGCCTCAACCCGTTAAAGGCCCCTCATTTCAAGAGCCGTAAGAGCGGTGTTCAGCACGGTGTCAAACGGCGCTTTGGCGTCGATCTCAATCACGTCTGGCTCACCTGATGGCGGTTCTAACGTGGCGAACTGGCTGTCGATCAAGGTGGCGGGCATGAAATGATCCGCGCGGGCGCTGACGCGGGTTTGGGCCATGCCTCGGGGCAGGGCAAGGTAGATAAAAACCACGCCCTCCCGCTCACGCAACCGATCCCGATAGGCGCGTTTGAGCGCGGAGCAGGAGACGACGACGCCCGCGTCCTGAGCCATTTCTGCCGCGATCCGGTCCAACCACGGGGCGCGCGTCGTGTCATCCAATGGCCGCCCCGCCGCCATCAGGGCACGGTTTTCGGGCGGGTGAAGATCATCGCCCTCGACAAAGCGTCGCCCAAGCCGCGCCGCAATGGCCCGCCCGAGCGTGGATTTGCCACACCCGCTCACTCCCATAATGACAAGGCTCTGTGCCATGCTGTTCCGCCTGTTCGTTGTTTGTCTCTGTATGGTGTCTCTGTGATCCATCAAAGGCATAGTGATCCATCAAAGGCATAGGCTCCGACAAAGCCGCCCGTGTTTGCAAGACACCATACCCTCTTATATCGGCAAGGCTCGTCCGATCTGAGCGGATTGACCTCACGCGTTTGTGTACTGATCCGTCCTCATATGCTGACGTGGGTCAATGCCATTGTCGTGGTTTTCTGTCAGGCTGCGCCTATTGAACAGGACTCGCTGTCTGGCGTGCTGCGTGCGCGAGGTGGGATTTTAAAAGGGTCAATATACGATGAATGTGACGCCGAAAGAGGCTCAAAGCCAGAGTGATCAACCGGGCAGGGATGCTGCGGATCACAGGCCTCCGGTTGCCCCCGTGCGGGTCACATCGCCGCCATTCGTGGCGGTGTTGTTGATGTCGCCTTTGACGGGGATGTGCCCCATATCCATGATCTGCTCTATGCGGGCGATGTGGCGCTTGAGGTGGCGGCGCTGATCGGCGACGGTTTGGTGCGCGCCATGGCCTTGGCCCCCGTGCGTGGGCTTGGTTTGGGCATGGCGGTGCATAGCACCGGCGGGCCGATCACCGTGCCCGTGGGGGATGAGGTCTTGGGGCGAATGCTGGATGTGTTCGGCGCGCCGATTGACGGACGTCCTGCGCCCAAAGGTGTCGCACAGCGCTCCATCCACCAAGCGCCGCCGAAGCTGAGTGATCGGGTGTTGCAGTCAGAGACGCTTGAGACCGGGATCAAGGCGATTGATCTTTTGTCTCCGATTGAGCGCGGCGGCAAAACCGGACTGTTTGGCGGCGCGGGGGTGGGCAAGACCGTGTTGATCACCGAGTTGATCAACAACACCGTCCAACATCACAAGGGCGTCAGTCTGTTTTGCGGCATTGGCGAACGCTCGCGCGAGGCCGAGGAGCTGTACCGCGACATGGGCGAGGCCGGGGTGCGCGACAAGACGGTGATGCTGTTTGGGCAGATGAACGAAGCCCCCGGCGTGCGATTTTTGATCGGCAACACCGCCCTGACCATGGCGGAATATTTCCGCGACGACAAAGGTCAGGATGTGTTGCTGTTGATCGACAATATTTTCCGATTTGTTCAGGCCGGGTCCGAAGTCTCCGGGCTGATGGGGCGGATGCCGTCGCGGGTGGGGTATCAGCCGACATTGGCGACCGAATTGGCCGGGTTGGAAGAACGGATCACCTCGACCCACAAAGGCTCTATCACCTCGATCCAAGCGGTCTATGTCCCGGCTGACGATTTCACCGATCCGGCGGCGGCGCATATCTTTTCGCATCTCTCGGCCTCGGTGGTGTTGTCGCGTAAACGCGCCAGTGAAGGGCTTTATCCGGCGGTCGATCCGCTCGCCTCGGCCTCGGTGATGTTGACGCCCTCGGTGGTGGGTCAACGCCATTATGACATCGCCCGCGCGGTGCGCCGGACCTTGGCCGACTACGAAGAATTGCGCGACATCATCGCCATGTTGGGCCTCGAAGAACTGTCCTCGGCGGATCGGGCCACCGTCGCGCGCGCGCGTCGGTTGGAGCGGTTTTTGACCCAGCCGTTTTTCACCACCGGCTCTTTCATGGGCACGACGGGCAAATCGGTGCCGATCGCGGACACGTTGGATGGCTGTGAGACCATTCTGGGCCAAAGCCAATTCGATCTGCCTGAAAGTGCCTATTACATGATCGGCGGGTTGCAGGACCTGAAGGGGACGACATGAGCCTTTCGAGTGAGATGAGCGTCACCTTGCGCCTGCCGACCAGGACGCTGTTTGAAGGGCAGGCAACGCGGCTGACGGCGGTGGCGCAAAACGGCGGTTTTGGGATTTTGCCGAACCATATGGATATGGTCACGGCGCTTGTGCCGTCGGTTTTGACGCTGGTTCTGACGGATGGCAGCGAAGTGATTTTTGGCCTCGATGAGGGGCTTTTGGTCAAAAAGGGCCATCACGTCAGTGTCTCCACCCGGCGCGGCGTGGCGGGCGATGATCTTGTCAGCCTGCAAGACCGGGTGCAGGACAGTTTCGTGCAGATGGACGAAGACGAACGCATCGCGCGCGCCGCCCTGTCGCGGCTTGAGGCCAATATGGTGCGCCGTTTTGCCGAGTTGCGAAAGCCACCGCTATGAGCAAATCCCCTGATCCCAAATCAGACCGGTCTGCCCGCGACATTGCGCGTCATGCCCAGCGGATGAAATCGACCCGCGATCATCCCGCCCCAAGCCCGTTGCGTGGCATCAGCACCTTTGGCATGGTCGGTTGGTCGGTTGCCGTGCCCACGGTTGGCGGGGCGTTTTTGGGTCTGTGGCTGGACCGGGTTGCACCACAGACGTTTTCATGGACCATCGCGTTGATTTTGGGCGGTGTGGTTCTTGGCGCATTCATCGCCGGGGCATGGGTCAGCAAAGAAGGAGGCGAGCGATGATGTCAATAGACGCGGTGAGCGTGGATTGGATGGCTTTGCTCATCGGGCTGGTCAGTGGCGCGGTGATGAGTGCGGTGTTTTTCGCAGGTCTGGCCTATGGCATGCGGCGCGCTTTAAAGGCCGCACACCCGGTGTCTGTGCTGATCCTGAGCGCGGCTTTGCGCATGGTGCTTTTGCTTGGCGCGGGCTGGATCGTGGTGGCATGGGGCGGGGTTTGGGCCTTTGCCGGCTTTGCTTTGGCCTTTGTGATCCTGCGATTTCTCGCCATTCGTTTGGACCTGTTCACCCCCGGATCAGGAGCCACATCATGACCCTGTCGCCTGACCAAACCATCCTGTTCGACCTTTGGGGTATCCCTTTGAATGCCACGGTGTTTTTCACTTGGATCGTTATGTTGGTGCTGACTTTGGGCTCTATTTTGATCACCCGAAATCTGCGCCCCGATGTGCCGCCAAATCGCTGGCGGACCACGTTGGAGGTGATCGTTCAGGGCATCGAAAGCCAGATCAAAGAGATCGCTGGGCGTTCGGATCGCCCGTTGCTCTACTATGCCGGGACGCTGTTTTTATTCGTCGCCGTCTCCAACCTGTTGCTGGTCATTCCGGGGTTTGAACCGCCCACTGCGTCGCTGTCCACCACCACTGCGCTGGCGCTCTCGGTGCTCATTGCCGTGCCACTGTTTGGCATCACCAGCCGGGGCCTTGGGGGCTATCTCAAGACCTATCTTGAACCCTCATTCATCATGCTGCCCTTCAATATCATTTCCGAATTTTCGCGCGGCGTCTCTTTGGCCGTGCGCCTCTACGGCAACATCATGAGCGGGGCGGTGATTGCCACGATCCTGCTCGGGGTTGCCCCATTTTTCTTTCCGGTGATCATGGATGTTCTGGGTCTGCTGACGGGCATGATCCAAGCCTATATTTTCGCCATTCTGGCAACGGTTTACATCTCAAGCGCCACAGACTCTTCAACAGCCTCTTCATCCGACCCCGCACATCCTCCCCAGACTGAAAAGGAAACATTATGACTGATCTCGGTCTCATTGCCGCCATCTCGATCTTTACAGCGGGCATCACCGTGTCGTTTGGCGCCATCGGTCCGGCGCTTGGCGAAGGGCGGGCGGCCTCCACTGCGCTTAGCGCCATTGCCCAACAACCTGACGCCGCCTCAACCCTGTCGCGGACCCTGTTTGTCAGCCTTGCGATGATCGAATCCACGGCGATTTATTGTTTCGTCGTGGCGATGATCCTGCTCTTTGCCAACCCGTTTTGGAACGCAGCCGTTGCGGCGGCTCAGACGGCTGCTCCGGGTGTGGGCGGGTAAATCATGTCCATCGACTGGATCACAGTTGCGGCTCAGATCGCCAATTTTCTGGTGTTGATCTGGCTTTTGAAACGGTTTTTATACCGGCCGATTTTGGATGGCATCGACGCGCGCGAGGCCGAGATTAAGGCCCGGATGCAACAGGCCGCTGAGGCCGAAGCCGCCGCCAAAACGACGGAGGCCTCCTATCGCGCCCAGATCGCAGAGATGCAGTCGGCACAATCCGATGTCTCTGAGCGCCTGCGCCAAGAGGCTGAGGCCGAGCGCGACATGCTTTTGGCCGAGGCCCACGCCCGCATCGACCAAGAGCGCAAAGGCTGGCAGGCGCATTTGACAGAAGAGGGGCAAAAATACAGTACCAAATTGTACCGCGCAGGGGCAGGGGCATTGTTGTCTTTGACCCGTAAGGCCCTGATAGATTTGGCAGATGATACATTAGAAGGGCGTATGGCCCACCACCTTGCGAGCCAAATCAAACCGATGGTCCCTGACATCAAACAGGCCTCTGGACCGGCGACAGAGGCGGTTTTTACCAGTCACGCGGCCCTGCCAGAGGCGGCACAAACGGCCCTTGGTACGGCGTTTCAGGCCGATTTTCCAGATGTGACACTGGCATTTCAAACCAATCCAGACCAAGCGCCGGGGCTTGTCCTGCGCATGGGCGGCGCACAAGTGGCGTGGACCGTGGACACGTATTTGGAGGGGTTGGATGCGGTGATGCAGGACCACCTGTCCATGGGGGCCGACCTCAAGGCGCATTCAAATGACGCATGACAGCGATATGCAGGGCGGCGATATGAATGTCCCGAGGATCGACCCCGACCATCTGGTGGAGACGCTGTTGACGCTCAAAGCCCCCAAACCGCATCTCAGCGAGATCGGCAGGGTCACGGAGATTGCCGATGACATCGTGATTGTCACCGGGCTGGAGCGCGCGCTCTCTGATGAGGTGTTGCTGTTTGAGGGGGGGTGCAGGGCATCGTTTTGGACCTTGAACCGGACCGTTTGGGGGTGGTGTTGCTGGGCCCATCTGATCGGATTGCCGTGGGCGATACGGTGCTGCGCTCGCACCGGGTGGTCAGCACGGCCGTGGGTTTTGCGCTGTTGGGGCGGGTGGTCAATGCGCTTGGCGCACCCTTGGACGGTTTGGGGCCGATCAAAGCCCAAGCCCAACATCCGGTCGAAGCGGAAGCGCCGAAAATCCTCAACAGACAGGCGATCAAGCGCCCTTTGGCCACGGGGATCAAAACGATTGACGCCGCTGTGCCCGTGGGGCTGGGGCAGCGCGAATTGATCATCGGGGATCGGCAAACTGGCAAAACCTCTCTGGCGGTGGACGCGATCCTGAACCAAAAAGACAGCGATCTGATCTGTCTTTATTGTGCCATTGGTCAGCGTGGCGATGCGGTGGCCAAAGTCATCGGAGCGCTGCGTGACGGCGGTATGATGCCGCGCACGATTGTGATGTCGGCAGGCGACGAAGACGCCGCAGGTCTGGCCTATGTCGCGCCCTATGCGGCGATGAGCCTGGCGGAATTTTTCGCCGCTCAAGGCCGGGATGTTTTGGTGGTGTTGGACGATCTGACCCACCACGCGCGCTCCTATCGCGAGCTGTCGCTGTTGCTGCGCCGCCCGCCGGGGCGCGAGGCCTTTCCGGGCGATATTTTCTATATCCATGCCCGGCTTTTGGAACGTGCGGGGGAATTCACCGATGAGGCGGGCGGTGGCTCGATAACCGTGCTGCCCGTGGTCGAAACCCAAGCCGAAAACCTCTCCGCCTATATCCCCACCAACCTGATTTCCATCACCGATGGCCAGATTTACCTGTCGCCCAGATTGGTGCGCAAAAACCAATTTCCGGCGGTGGATTTGGGCGTGTCCGTGTCCCGTGTTGGCGGCAAGGCGCAAAGCCAAGCGTTCAGGTCCGTGGCGGGCAACCTGCGGGTGATGCTGTCGCAATTTGAGGAGTTGGAAGACTTTGCCCGCTTTGGCACACGGCTTGATGAGGCGACACGGGCGCGGTTGACACGCGGGGCTGCGGTGCGCGGTGCCTTGCGACAGGCCGAACGTGACCCGATGTCGGCGGTCGAACAGCTCACGGTTTTGGTTGCCGCGATGGAGGGGCAGTTTGACGGGTTGAGCGAGGCGGAGACCATGGCGGTGATGGGGCGGTTGCGCGCCCGCGCCCGTGCCGATCTGAATGATCTGGCCAAACGCATTGCTGAGAACGCGCCGCTCAGTGACGCGGATCGGGCTCGGATGGTCGAACTGGGTCAACAGGTGCAACAGGCGGGCGATGTGACGGGTAAGGGGGGCGCAGGATGACCCAGTCGCTTGAACGCCTGAGCCAACGCAGCGAGAGCATGAAAAGCATTCGCGGCATCGTGCATACGATGAAAACCCTCTCTGTCATCAACGCCGCGCCCTATGACCATGCCGCCCGCGCCATAGAGGCCTATCACGACACGGTTTTGACCGGGTTTCAGGCGTTTTTGCATCACTACCCATTGGACGCGCGGGACACGCCGATTGCGATGCGGGTGCTGATTGTCTTTGGCTCGGATCACGGATTATGCGGCAATTACAACGAGGCTCTGGCGGCTCATGTTGCGCAAGCATTGACCGATTGGCCGGAGGGGCCGCGCACCCTGCTTTGTGTGGGCGCACAGATGCAGGATGCGTTGACGGATCAAGGTTTGGCCCCAAAAGAGACCCTGTTTCCGCCTGCCTCGGTCGACGGGATCGGACGTCTGTCCAATCTGTTGACCCAGCGCCTTGACGACATTCGCCACATGGTTCATCCGGGCGACATCTCTGTGTCTCTGGCCTATTTCACCCGCGAGGACGGGGCCGGGCAAGTGCCAGACATCAAATCCCTTTTGCCGCTCGATCCTGCGCTTTTGCACGACCTGTCCGCGACACCATGGGTCTCGCGCACGCTGCCATCTTTTACAATGCCGGCCGAGGAGATGCTGATGGCGCTGATCCGCGAACATCTGTTTGCCAGCATGTTTCGTGCGGCCGCCGAGGCGCTGGTCACGGAAAACGCCGCGCGGATGTCTTTGATGCAGCAGGCGGAACAGTCGATTGACGACCGGTTAGAGGGGTTGATCGGGCAAATGCGCGCGGTGCGTCAAGATGACATCACCACCGAATTGTTGGATGTGATTGTCGGTTTTGAGGCGCTCAAAACGGGCAAAAAGCGTAAGAAACGCACGGAATGATCGCCACAGCGCATGGGCCTTACATGGGCCTTTCATAGGCCTTTGG includes:
- a CDS encoding F0F1 ATP synthase subunit alpha, producing the protein MDLEPDRLGVVLLGPSDRIAVGDTVLRSHRVVSTAVGFALLGRVVNALGAPLDGLGPIKAQAQHPVEAEAPKILNRQAIKRPLATGIKTIDAAVPVGLGQRELIIGDRQTGKTSLAVDAILNQKDSDLICLYCAIGQRGDAVAKVIGALRDGGMMPRTIVMSAGDEDAAGLAYVAPYAAMSLAEFFAAQGRDVLVVLDDLTHHARSYRELSLLLRRPPGREAFPGDIFYIHARLLERAGEFTDEAGGGSITVLPVVETQAENLSAYIPTNLISITDGQIYLSPRLVRKNQFPAVDLGVSVSRVGGKAQSQAFRSVAGNLRVMLSQFEELEDFARFGTRLDEATRARLTRGAAVRGALRQAERDPMSAVEQLTVLVAAMEGQFDGLSEAETMAVMGRLRARARADLNDLAKRIAENAPLSDADRARMVELGQQVQQAGDVTGKGGAG
- a CDS encoding F0F1 ATP synthase subunit B family protein; the encoded protein is MSIDWITVAAQIANFLVLIWLLKRFLYRPILDGIDAREAEIKARMQQAAEAEAAAKTTEASYRAQIAEMQSAQSDVSERLRQEAEAERDMLLAEAHARIDQERKGWQAHLTEEGQKYSTKLYRAGAGALLSLTRKALIDLADDTLEGRMAHHLASQIKPMVPDIKQASGPATEAVFTSHAALPEAAQTALGTAFQADFPDVTLAFQTNPDQAPGLVLRMGGAQVAWTVDTYLEGLDAVMQDHLSMGADLKAHSNDA
- a CDS encoding F0F1 ATP synthase subunit A, producing the protein MTLSPDQTILFDLWGIPLNATVFFTWIVMLVLTLGSILITRNLRPDVPPNRWRTTLEVIVQGIESQIKEIAGRSDRPLLYYAGTLFLFVAVSNLLLVIPGFEPPTASLSTTTALALSVLIAVPLFGITSRGLGGYLKTYLEPSFIMLPFNIISEFSRGVSLAVRLYGNIMSGAVIATILLGVAPFFFPVIMDVLGLLTGMIQAYIFAILATVYISSATDSSTASSSDPAHPPQTEKETL
- a CDS encoding F0F1 ATP synthase subunit C; amino-acid sequence: MTDLGLIAAISIFTAGITVSFGAIGPALGEGRAASTALSAIAQQPDAASTLSRTLFVSLAMIESTAIYCFVVAMILLFANPFWNAAVAAAQTAAPGVGG
- a CDS encoding F0F1 ATP synthase subunit gamma yields the protein MTQSLERLSQRSESMKSIRGIVHTMKTLSVINAAPYDHAARAIEAYHDTVLTGFQAFLHHYPLDARDTPIAMRVLIVFGSDHGLCGNYNEALAAHVAQALTDWPEGPRTLLCVGAQMQDALTDQGLAPKETLFPPASVDGIGRLSNLLTQRLDDIRHMVHPGDISVSLAYFTREDGAGQVPDIKSLLPLDPALLHDLSATPWVSRTLPSFTMPAEEMLMALIREHLFASMFRAAAEALVTENAARMSLMQQAEQSIDDRLEGLIGQMRAVRQDDITTELLDVIVGFEALKTGKKRKKRTE